CAAAGACGACGACCTTTCACAGTCTCCGGCCGGCGGTCCATCTACCGCCGCCGTCTCAATCCATCTCTCTCGCTGAATACACTTTCTACCTCCTCCATCAAACCACCGCCGGCGCATTCACCTCGTCCTCTCCGCCGGAGACACCTTTCCTCATCGATTCATCCACCGATCGTCGTCTAACCTACTCCGATCTTCTCCAACAAACAAGATCACTAGCCACATCTATTCAAACTCTTGTACCTTCTCTGTCAAATAACGATGTTGCTTTCATCCTCGCTCCACCGTCGATTCACATTCCGATTCTCTACTTCGCTCTGTTATCGATCGGCGTCACTATCTCTCCGGCGAATCCACTCGCAACTGAATCCGAATTGGCTCACATGATTAAGATCAGTAAACCGGTTATCGCATTCGCAACTCGAGAAACATCTAGTAAGTTACCTTCGTTTCCATTCGGTACTGTGTTAATCGATTCAACAGATTTCAACAACATGATGCAATCCAAATCCAATCACAAATCGCTTAATCGAGAGGTTAAAATCAACCAATCCGATTCAGCGGCTATACTTTATTCATCTGGTACAACTGGACGAGTTAAGGGAGTCGAATTGAGTCATCGGAACTTCATAGCGATCATCGCTGGAATGTACTATCTCCGTAGGCCAAGAGATGAGACGGAGAATGTTACGAATCCTGTTTCCTTATTCCCGCTTCCTCTGTTTCATGTATTTGGATTTTTTATGCTTGTTAGAGCGGCGGCAATGGGAGAAACCCTAGTTCTTATGGAGAGGTTCGATTTCGAAAGGATGTTACGGTTTGTGGAGAAATATAGAGTTGAGTATATGCCTGTATCTCCTCCGCTTGTGGTTGCGTTGTCTAAATCGGACATTGTTATGAACTACGATCTCAGTTCGCTTAAGATTCTTGGCTGCGGCGGAGCGCCGCTGGGGAAGGAGGTGGCGGAGAAGTTCGCCGTTCGTTTTCCCGACGTTGAGATAACTCAGGTAAGCGCGTGTTCTTCAATCTCGCTAAATCTAAttggtttatttgattataagtAATTGCATGATTAgggaaaataaaatcttattaattaattaatatatatttttttggctTTTTCTggtgaattaataaaatattgattaggTTCAAAATATGTGGTCAAGTTTTCTCAAGTTGTCAGCATAGTATATTTTcatcttatattatattatcttatagtaaattaataataataaaattgtaaaatattggattatatgaatttaaatttaagggcttgtttgatgtgggttattttgtaataatatatttttggaaaaaaaaagtatGGTTAGATTAAATTGATTGATCCTTACCATGCATAGtctactttttttctttctacaaTTAGGGCTAGTTTGATATTGGGTTTTCATGAGTTtttctgaaaaaataaataaagttatttgaGATATGTTTAGAAtgaattactaaaatattttttatttaaaatttcaatttattaagaataaagtaatattattttaatatttagatagtaaataataaattaagtaatttgatgCCTTGTTTGGTAgagagtttttaaaataattatttaataagaaaattgattggtgatgattttaagattttaaaataaaatgtattattgtATTTTAGTTCATAAGCATAATGAAATGAagagtaaaattatatttgattaggttgaaattatttaaaaactctaGATTAAAAAGAGACTAGTGTTATAGATAGTTTGTAAACTAAAAGACCTTCATCAAGTCTTTTgagataaaaattgatttttttttaaaagccCAGTTtcatatgattttaaaaaaataattgtttcttTAAGTATATATTACCCAGTTtcatatgatttaaaattataaaattatttaaataaaagataatttgatatattgtttagtaaacatataaatttgattGTTGAAA
This is a stretch of genomic DNA from Impatiens glandulifera chromosome 4, dImpGla2.1, whole genome shotgun sequence. It encodes these proteins:
- the LOC124935937 gene encoding 4-coumarate--CoA ligase-like 9 yields the protein MVEMTTAVYPIDRKSGFCSKTTTFHSLRPAVHLPPPSQSISLAEYTFYLLHQTTAGAFTSSSPPETPFLIDSSTDRRLTYSDLLQQTRSLATSIQTLVPSLSNNDVAFILAPPSIHIPILYFALLSIGVTISPANPLATESELAHMIKISKPVIAFATRETSSKLPSFPFGTVLIDSTDFNNMMQSKSNHKSLNREVKINQSDSAAILYSSGTTGRVKGVELSHRNFIAIIAGMYYLRRPRDETENVTNPVSLFPLPLFHVFGFFMLVRAAAMGETLVLMERFDFERMLRFVEKYRVEYMPVSPPLVVALSKSDIVMNYDLSSLKILGCGGAPLGKEVAEKFAVRFPDVEITQGYGLTETSGAATRMIDVEETKQYGSAGMLAENTEAKIVDPGSGEALGPGQSGEIWLRGPTIMKGYIGDKEATVATMDPEGWLKTGDLGYFDENGFLYIVDRLKELIKYKAYQVPPAELEHLLNTHPEIADSAVIPYPDEAAGEIPMAYIVRKQGSSISEGQIMEYIAKQVSPYKKIRKVAFTAAIPKSPTGKILRRELVNHAVSAVSSRL